A single window of Haemorhous mexicanus isolate bHaeMex1 chromosome 28, bHaeMex1.pri, whole genome shotgun sequence DNA harbors:
- the LSM12 gene encoding protein LSM12: MAAPGEYFSVGSQVSCRTCQEQRLQGEVVAFDYPSKMLALKCPSSSGKPNHADILLVNLQYVSEVEIINDRTETPPPLASLNVSKLANKARTEKEEKMSQAYAISAGVSLEGQQLFQTIHKTIKDCKWQEKNIVVMEEVVIAPPYQVENCKGKEGSALSHVRKIVEKHFRDVESQKVLQRSQAQQTQKDTSLSS, from the exons ATGGCGGCGCCGGGCGAGTACTTCAGCGTGGGCAGCCAGGTGTCCTGCCGcacctgccaggagcagcgCCTCCAGGGCGAGGTCGTCGCCTTCGACTACCCCAGCAAGATGCTGGCGCTCA AATGCCCCTCTTCCAGTGGCAAGCCCAACCACGCAGACATCCTGCTCGTAAACTTACAGTACGTGTCAGAAGTGGAAATAATCAATGACCGCACGGAAACGCCTCCCCCTTTAGCCTCCCTCAACGTCAGCAAG CTTGCCAACAAAGCACGGacggagaaggaggagaagatgaGCCAGGCGTATGCAATTAGTGCTGGTGTCTCTctggaggggcagcagctcttccagaCCATCCATAAGAC CATTAAGGACTGTAAATGGCAGGAGAAGAACATAGTTGTGATGGAAGAAGTCGTCATTGCCCCTCCGTACCAGGTGGAGAACTGTAAAGGCAAAGAGGGGAGCGCCCTGAGCCACGTACGCAAAATA GTGGAGAAACACTTCCGGGACGTGGAAAGCCAGAAGGTCCTGCAGCGTTCACAAGCACAGCAGACACAGAAGGACACGTCCCTGTCATCCTGA
- the TMEM101 gene encoding transmembrane protein 101, with amino-acid sequence MAAGRGWRRRALRLLTAGGGVLLTRFPFWHCFSGLLLCAERADLRRKPDIPVPYLYVDMGVAVLCASFMSFGVKRRWFALGAALQLAVATYAAHVGGQVHYGDWLKVRMYSRTIAIIGGFLILASGAGELYRQKPRSRSLQSTGQVFLGIYLICQAYSLQHSTEDRLAYLDHLLGGELALQLLFLLYGLLALAFLSGYYVRTAAQVLAVLLPLAILLIDGNLGYWHALRRVEFWNQMKLIGQNVGIFGAVVILATDG; translated from the exons ATGGCGGCGGGCCGCGGGTGGAGGCGGCGGGCGCTGCGCCTGCTGACGGCGGGCGGCGGCGTCCTGCTCACCCGCTTCCCCTTCTGGCACTGCTTCAGCGGGCTCCTGCTGTGCGCCGAGCGCGCCGACCTGCGCCG gaagccAGACATCCCAGTGCCCTACCTGTACGTGGACATGGGCGTGGCCGTGCTCTGTGCCAGCTTCATGTCCTTTGGGGTCAAGCGGCGCTGGTTCGCCCTGGGGGCCGCCCTGCAGCTGGCGGTGGCCACCTACGCTGCCCACGTCGGGGGCCAGGTGCACTACGGCGACTGGCTCAAG GTGAGGATGTACTCGCGCACCATCGCCATCATCGGCGGCTTCCTGATCCTGGCCAGCGGTGCCGGGGAGCTGTACAGGCAGAAACCCCGCAGCCGCTCCCTGCAGTCCACGGGCCAGGTGTTCCTGGGCATCTACCTCATCTGCCAG gcctactccctgcagcacagcaccgAGGACCGCCTGGCCTACCTGGACCACCTGCTGGGGGgggagctggccctgcagctgctcttccttctctacgggctgctggccctggcctTCCTCTCGGGTTACTACGTGCGCACGGCGGCGCAGGTGCTGGCcgtgctgctgcccctggccaTCCTGCTCATCGATGGCAACCTGGGCTACTGGCACGCCCTGCGCCGGGTCGAGTTCTGGAACCAGATGAAGCTCATCGGCCAGAACGTCGGCATCTTCGGGGCCGTGGTCATCCTGGCCACCGACGGATGA
- the LOC132339162 gene encoding uncharacterized protein LOC132339162: MSRARLALPCPCPVATRVSPCPCVPPVPPPALSSPAPPCPSLGTLQGDSDRVLARVPWPWRGGRRVLRARGSVTREGGATSPPRAIKPRAGAGAAVSPALSPHCQALPVTSASAIMVTSPRPWRALVAVSLCALLCLAAAYPPKPESPGDDASPEEMARYFSALRHYINLVTRQRYGKRASPGAAVTELLLGAGSDRSRYDDDSSW; the protein is encoded by the exons ATGTCCCGTGCCCGCCTGGCATTGCCATGTCCATGTCCTGTGGCCACACgcgtgtccccgtgtccgtgtgtcccgcCCGTGCCCCCCCCCGCTctgtcctccccagcccctccgtgCCCCAGTCTTGGGACCCTGCAGGGGGACAGTGACAGAGTGCTGGCACGTGTCCCCTGGCCGTGGCGGGGGGGCCGCAGGGTCCTGCGTGCCCGTGGGTCTGTCACGCGTGAGGGAGGAGCCACCAGCCCCCCTCGGGCTATAAAACCCCGGGCGGGTGCAGGAGCCGCCGTGTCCCCGGCACTGTCACCCCACTGCCAGGCCCTGCCTGTCACCTCTGCCTCCGCCATC ATGGTGACGTCCCCGCGGCCGTGGCGCGCGCTGGTGGCCgtgtccctctgtgccctgctgtgcctggcgGCCGCGTACCCCCCGAAACCCGAGAGCCCCGGCGACGACGCGTCCCCCGAGGAGATGGCCCGGTACTTCTCGGCCCTCCGCCACTACATCAACCTGGTCACGCGGCAGAG GTACGGGAAACGCGCCAGCCCCGGCGCCGCGGTGacggagctgctcctgggggccGGCAGTGACAGGTCACG GTACGATGACGACTCCTCGTGGTGA